The following are from one region of the Bradyrhizobium septentrionale genome:
- a CDS encoding GGDEF domain-containing protein translates to MRMKKTTAAASGASKRRKGTTAARKSGPGKAGRKQAGSKQAGTKRAGTEASTRGAVASSDKSTIRRLRAQLARAQARIEELQASSETDFLLDILNRRGFERELARSLSFIKRYHASGALIVLDVDRLKPINDSFGHAAGDEVLKAIVAAISDQVRASDVVGRLGGDEFAVLLWNLSETDARAKAAALEEAIDRLTFMFRGNHVSAGASAGVAILTAHSDVERVLDEADRAMYVRKAQRRHES, encoded by the coding sequence ATGCGCATGAAGAAGACGACGGCGGCCGCCTCGGGGGCATCGAAACGACGCAAAGGCACAACGGCCGCGCGCAAATCCGGGCCTGGCAAGGCCGGACGTAAGCAGGCCGGAAGCAAACAGGCCGGAACAAAACGGGCTGGAACCGAAGCGTCTACGCGCGGGGCGGTCGCATCCAGCGACAAATCGACGATCCGCAGGCTGCGGGCACAGCTGGCGCGGGCCCAGGCCCGGATCGAGGAGCTGCAGGCCTCGTCCGAGACCGACTTCCTGCTCGACATCCTGAACCGGCGCGGCTTCGAGCGCGAACTCGCCCGTTCGCTCTCCTTCATCAAGCGCTATCACGCCTCCGGCGCGCTGATCGTGCTCGACGTCGACCGTCTCAAGCCGATCAACGACAGCTTCGGGCATGCAGCGGGCGACGAGGTGCTGAAGGCGATCGTTGCCGCGATATCGGATCAGGTGCGCGCGTCCGACGTGGTCGGCCGTCTCGGTGGCGACGAGTTTGCCGTGCTGCTGTGGAATCTCAGCGAGACCGATGCGAGAGCCAAGGCCGCGGCGCTGGAGGAGGCGATCGACCGCCTGACCTTCATGTTCCGTGGCAACCACGTTTCCGCCGGCGCCTCCGCGGGCGTCGCGATCCTCACCGCGCATTCGGATGTCGAGCGCGTCCTCGATGAGGCCGACCGGGCGATGTATGTGCGCAAGGCGCAGCGGCGCCACGAATCCTAG